CATCTGCCAATCACGATTTTTGATGACTTTTGGAAATAAAATTATCCCCTGACGATAGGCAACCGTCAGGGGTTATCTTTTATCTACTCTCCAAATAATCCGCAATCGCTGCGACATCCTTGTCTCCTCGACCGGAAACATTGATAATAATGATTTTATCTTTATCTAGTTGTGGTGCTAATCGAATAGCTTCTGCAATCGCATGAGACGATTCAATGGCAGGAAGAATTCCTTCTGTACGACTTAAGGTCAGAAGTGCATTAACAGCCTCATCATCTGTTGCTGCGACATAATGAACACGACCAGTTTCCTTATAGTGAGCATGTTCTGGCCCAACGCCTGGATAGTCCAAGCCTGCTGAAATGGAATAAACAGGTGCAACTCCACCATTTTCATCAAAGAGGGAGATTGTCTTCATACCGTCAACCACACCAACTGTTCCCTTAGTCATGGTCGCTGCATGCAGTTCGGTATCAACACCTTTACCAGCTGCTTCTACACCGATAAGCTTGACTGACTCATCTGGTAAATATTGAGAAAATGCACCAATGGCATTGGAACCGCCACCCACACAGGCAATAACGTAGTCTGGCAAACGACCTTCTTTTTCTAAAATCTGACGGCGAGATTCTAGACTAATAATCTTTTGAAACTCATGGACAATCGTCGGATAAGGATGAGGACCGACTGCTGATCCCAAAACATAGAAGGCATCCAAATCAGCCATCCAAGCACCGAATGCCGCATCAACTGCCTCTTTCAAGGTTTGCGTTCCATCCGTTACAGCATGAACACGCGCCCCCATCATCTCCATTCGAAAAACATTGAGTCGTTGGCGTTTGACATCTTCAGCTCCCATATAGACATCACAGCCCAAACCAAATCGTGCCGCAACAGCAGCCGTCGCAACCCCATGTTGACCAGCACCAGTTTCTGCAATCACTCGAGTTTTCCCCATTCTTTTTGCCAATAGAATTTGCCCCAGCACATTGTTTAACTTATGAGAACCTAAGTGATTCAAATCTTCCCGTTTGAGATAGATTTTCGCTCCACCAAGCTCCTTGGTCAATGATTCCGCAAAATACAATGGCGTTTCACGACCAGCATAATCTTTCAGATAAGCTTGGTATTCCGCCAAAAATTCTGGATCATTGCGGTACTGTTCAAACGTTTCCTCCAACTGATCCAACAAAACCTGAATTTGCTCCGGTACAAAACTACCACCAAACTGTCCAAAATAACCTTTTTCTGTCATATAATTCCCTCTTTCAACATTCGCTACAAGAGACCAATAAGGTCAAGAGTTTAATCCTTCTTTACTTATCCTTAATTGCTACGCCATCGTTTCATCTTGATTACCTCGTAATTTCTATCATTGTCAAAGTAGATTGCTTTTAGACAAGGAACGGAGACGCAAACACAACTCAATGCTTCCTCGTTTTCAAGCATTGACTTCAAACAGTCCAGTGGACTGTTTGAAGTAGGCAAGCCAATCGCGACAAAATATAAAAGCAATCTACACAGACAATAAAAAAGCCCACGCAGGAAAAATAACCTGCGAGGGCGTCAATGGACACGGTGCCACCTCACTTATGGACTCGACTAGAAAAGTCCATAACTTTTTCTCCTCTAACAAGGAGGCGCACGATAAGGGGTGCGGACCGAATTCTCATTGTTTCGAATTCATCGAACCAAACTCGCTTTACTAAACCAGACAATCCATAAAATGGATACGAATGCTTGTTTGGCATCAGCCCATTTCATAAACCTCTATCATCTATTCACACCAACCATAGACTCTCTAAAGACAAAGTGTTTATTACTTTTTCTGATTACTTGTAATTATACGTTACAAAATCGAAATGGTCAAGTAATTTTTAGAAATTTTCTAAACAATTCGAAAATTCAGTTTCCATTCAGTTTCCATTGTCTGAATCCATTAAAAACTAACAAAAAGCCACTCTGCTTAAGTGACTTTCTAAAAAAACTGTACTCACAAGCGAAGCGCTTATATCAAAGATAGTTTTAACTAGTCAAGGTCATTTTTAAGGGAATACTGACTGTATTTCAAAAAATTAACGATGTGTAGCTTAAACAATAGCCTTAGATGGACATTCTGAACCTGTGACGATAGGTTCTAAGACTCCTTTTTGGAAAGGATTATCCCTCTCTTTATCAATGAATAGGTAAAATAGGCTAGTATTCCCCCCATTGTATTGGTCCATAAATCATCGATTTCAAAGACGCGTTGGGCATCAATCAGCAAATCCAGTAGTAATTGTGTGCATTCAATAAAAAGGCTGATACAAAAACTATAACGAATCACCGCTCGAAGGCTCCGCCATTCTTCCCTAAGAAACAAAAGAAGAAAAACCAGAGGGAAAAGTAGAAAAATATTAGTGATGTTTTGCAAGAAAATCCATCCTAGGTCCGCCAAACTATCTACCTTGTCCCCGTTGACGATGCTGTTGAAAGGCGTTGGTAAAAGATAGAGACGGCCGATTTGAATAATTCCTGGGGTCGAGAAATCCTTATACTGTGGGTACCAAGTCTGAGGTAGAAAACAAAGTAAAACAATAGCCAGAGCATAGGCTCCAGCTAAGGTCTTACAAATCTGTCTTCCTAGCTTGGTCAAGTTTCCATCTGCTTGGAAGAATTTTCTCATGCTCGAATACCTGCCTTTGCTTTTGCGGCTGCAATACGAGCACGTGCTTTTTCACGGTCCTTTTTGAGGGTATTGGAACGCAATTGACCACAAGCCGCATCGATATCTGTACCATGTTCCTGGCGAACAACGCAGTTGACCCCGTTTTTCTTCAAGACATCAAAGAAAGCCAAGGTCCGTTCTCTAGTTGAACGGCTGTACTGGTCATGCTCACTTACAGGGTTGTAGGGAATCAAGTTGATATAAGACAATTTTCGGATGTTCTTGGTCAAATCAGCCAATTCCTGCGCCTGTTCCACTCCATCATTGACCTCATTGAGCATGATATACTCAAAAGTCACACGGCGGTTGGTCACCTTGATATAGTCCTCAATCGCTTCAAACAAGACTTCGATTGGATAGCGACGGTTGATGCGCATGATGCTGGAACGAAGGTCGTTATTTGGCGCGTGAAGAGATACTGCCAAGTTAACCTGAACTCCCTCGCGGGCAAAATCACGGATTTTCGGTGCCAAACCAGATGTTGACACTGTGATATGACGAGCACCAATTGCCAAGCCCTTATCGTCATTGACCACACGCAAGAAGGTCATAACATTGTCATAGTTATCAAGCGGCTCACCAATCCCCATGACAACGATATGGCTAACACGCTCATTCTGGTTGCGCTCATCTAGGTATTTTTGCACCAACATAATCTGAGCTACAATCTCACCGCTGGTCAAGTCCCGTTGCTTCGGAATCAATCCAGATGCACAGAAGGTACAACCGATATTACAGCCAACTTGTGTCGTTACACAGACAGAAAGACCATAATGCTGGTGCATGAGAACTGTCTCAATCAACATGCCATCTGGCAGTTCAAAGAGGTATTTGATAGTACCGTCCTTAGACTCCTGTACAATCCGTTGTTTGAGCGGGTTAACTACAAAATTCTCTTCCAACTTTTCAATCAAAGATTTTGGCAAGTTGGTCATTTCCGCAAAGGATTGAACACGAGAACGGTAAAGCCATTCCCAAATTTGAGTGGCACGGAACTTCTTCTCTCCGTTTTCTAAAATCCAATCAACCAGATTGGCTTGACTAAATGCATAAATTGATGGTTTCATATTTCTCCCTATTTCTGGCGGATAACAAAGTTACGCTTCACTTCATTCATCTCACGCTTGCTCTGCTTACGCTCACGTTTTTGAGAACGCTCCGTTTGACTCGCCTTAACACCAGCATTCTTCATAGTAAAATGACGTTGTTCCGACTGTTTGTTCTGCTGCTTCCCTTTTTTCTGACGGTCATTGCGATTATTTTTGTTTTCTTTTGGCGCAATAGGCTCCGTCCGCTGTTGATTTCTGTTACGATTGCGAGAACGACTCCGCTTCCGACGAGGTTTATCCTCCTCCTCAGCAGGCAAGTCTTGTGGATTCGGATTGGCTAGGACGAAATAAGCACAACCAAAATTACAATACTCCGTCAAATAGTCGTCCAAGCGGCTGATTTTTAAGTCTGATTTAACATTTTTATCGTCTGTATAGAATCCCCTTAATCTCAGCTGCTCATTGCCCCAATCTCCCACGATATAATCAAACTTGAGCATGAGTTGTGAAAAACGTTGACCAAAAATCGTCTGGTCAAAAGCATTCTTGTAATCTTCCAAAAGGTCCAATTCAATATTTTCAG
This region of Streptococcus suis genomic DNA includes:
- the rlmN gene encoding 23S rRNA (adenine(2503)-C(2))-methyltransferase RlmN, giving the protein MKPSIYAFSQANLVDWILENGEKKFRATQIWEWLYRSRVQSFAEMTNLPKSLIEKLEENFVVNPLKQRIVQESKDGTIKYLFELPDGMLIETVLMHQHYGLSVCVTTQVGCNIGCTFCASGLIPKQRDLTSGEIVAQIMLVQKYLDERNQNERVSHIVVMGIGEPLDNYDNVMTFLRVVNDDKGLAIGARHITVSTSGLAPKIRDFAREGVQVNLAVSLHAPNNDLRSSIMRINRRYPIEVLFEAIEDYIKVTNRRVTFEYIMLNEVNDGVEQAQELADLTKNIRKLSYINLIPYNPVSEHDQYSRSTRERTLAFFDVLKKNGVNCVVRQEHGTDIDAACGQLRSNTLKKDREKARARIAAAKAKAGIRA
- a CDS encoding VanZ family protein, whose product is MRKFFQADGNLTKLGRQICKTLAGAYALAIVLLCFLPQTWYPQYKDFSTPGIIQIGRLYLLPTPFNSIVNGDKVDSLADLGWIFLQNITNIFLLFPLVFLLLFLREEWRSLRAVIRYSFCISLFIECTQLLLDLLIDAQRVFEIDDLWTNTMGGILAYFTYSLIKRGIILSKKES
- the trpB gene encoding tryptophan synthase subunit beta yields the protein MTEKGYFGQFGGSFVPEQIQVLLDQLEETFEQYRNDPEFLAEYQAYLKDYAGRETPLYFAESLTKELGGAKIYLKREDLNHLGSHKLNNVLGQILLAKRMGKTRVIAETGAGQHGVATAAVAARFGLGCDVYMGAEDVKRQRLNVFRMEMMGARVHAVTDGTQTLKEAVDAAFGAWMADLDAFYVLGSAVGPHPYPTIVHEFQKIISLESRRQILEKEGRLPDYVIACVGGGSNAIGAFSQYLPDESVKLIGVEAAGKGVDTELHAATMTKGTVGVVDGMKTISLFDENGGVAPVYSISAGLDYPGVGPEHAHYKETGRVHYVAATDDEAVNALLTLSRTEGILPAIESSHAIAEAIRLAPQLDKDKIIIINVSGRGDKDVAAIADYLESR
- a CDS encoding YutD family protein, with protein sequence MKKEISPEMYNYNKYPGPSFARVGDKVVSENIELDLLEDYKNAFDQTIFGQRFSQLMLKFDYIVGDWGNEQLRLRGFYTDDKNVKSDLKISRLDDYLTEYCNFGCAYFVLANPNPQDLPAEEEDKPRRKRSRSRNRNRNQQRTEPIAPKENKNNRNDRQKKGKQQNKQSEQRHFTMKNAGVKASQTERSQKRERKQSKREMNEVKRNFVIRQK